The sequence below is a genomic window from Cryptococcus neoformans var. neoformans B-3501A chromosome 8, whole genome shotgun sequence.
CAAATCCAACATGGGCATGTATATCCGTGGCACAATAAAGAGCAGAGGGGGGAATGCATACATGCAAAAAAGCGAGAAATgcggaaaaaaaaatgggtAATCTAGTACAACTTTGGTCGCCTCGTCTTGGgctttccccttcctcgcGTGAGGATGTACCCAAGCATCACCGTTGTTGACGCTGATAATGATAGCCTATTGTAATATTGGTCATTCAGCTTGGAAGACAAACTACAGGAAGGAAACGCACCAGATGGCCGCATACTGGGCGTGTTGATTCCTCAACTCGACATGGGCCGGTCGACCTACAGGGATACCCTGCTGCATCAACAATGTCGGCGACTGATCTGGCTCTAATCCCACGTTATCAGTTTCCGGTTTCTTTTCCAAGGATAACAACAGAAAACACACCGGCAAGAGCATCCACCAAAACCGGCTGCAcccccttttcctccccaCCACAAACCTctgccatcttctccacatccTTCCAGAACCACTCATTCGTCTCTGGcttattctcatgcatcCACACCGTCCTCTCCCCCGTCTTTGGCAACAacccttccaccaccacctcttccccgTTGCCCACCAGCTTTCCTGCCTTATCCCGCGTCAAGCCGGGCGGGACCTGGCTACCGGCACGGATCGCATTCGCCCGAGTCGTGGTGATAAACCCCCGGTTCACCAAGATCGTCGATCCCCCGCCACCGCTCGATCCCCCGCCATCACCGGGGCGGAGAAAGGGTAGGATGAGGTGATAACCTGGGAAACCTTCATACGTCTGTGGACCGAGTAAGATGGGCGGACCGGTGAATTGGCCCTTTATCAATACGCGTCTAAACGAGAATTCGGGGAGGGCGTCCATACTGAAATCCCAAATGAAAAGCCCATCAGCACCCTGCCAATATCTCCGGAcgcaaggaaaagaaaaaaaccCACTTGATATTCCCGGGCAACAACATGGGTTCCTTGTGCAAATTCCGATCCACCTCTTCGATCAAATCCAACTTCCACCTCAACCGCTTCAACTGCCATACCCCCAAAAACCCCGTTAATATAGGCACAAGAATCAAAATCAACGACGTCGGTCTtaggaggatggagatgctggaggaggacgattTGGGGGTGTATTTCGAGGCGGTAGAGTTGACGCCGGATGGGGCAGAGCCGAATGGTCGGTGGGTGCCCGTCGTGCGGGGTCGCAGAGAGGGACGAGCGACCCGCGGAATACCTAAAGGGCGTGGGGTGAAagcgagagagaaaaggcgGATTGAAGGACGGGCCATTGTTGTTTTAAGTTGTAGCAAAATGCTTGAAACTGGTGAATGTGACAATACGGTACGTAGATGTAAGCGGCGACTTTTGATACATCATTCAGGAAAATTAGGTTCCGTCTTTTCACCATCACTGTCATGGGGGGCTTTTCCGCGCACAATGTTACATACACATTCTTATCATAAAAGCCAACTTGTATACAACCCAATTCACTCTTCCCATTCACTCTTCCCCCTCGCTATCCCAATCCAACCCCTCCATGCCCTCTATAACCTTTTCACTCTCCCTGTACAACTCATCCAAACCCGTCACTTTCTCCAAATAATCCTTTTCATTAAACACCCGTCGGAGGAACGCAAAGCCATTGGTCTCGTATTCGTTCAGTACCTTTGTAATAAATTCCGTTAGCTTGATACATCTCACAGcgaaaccaaaaaaaaaaaaaaaaaaaaagacaaaaacTTACATAGTCTGAACATCCGGTACATCGATCAAACGCCTCGCCTTCTACAATCTGTGTTTTCCACTGATACATCTGTCCCCGCAACTGATGCGGTACACATCCCAGAGGCGACGTTTTTGTGCTTGTGCTTGTTTCCGCGGTATCCGGTCTTTCGGCGGGAGCGTGCACCCTGTCCATCATTCCCGTAAATCAGTAACAAGTTAACGTAAATCCAAGATGGACATACCCAAGAGGATGCTGTAAAACAGATATCAAGAGCTCTACCGCCATCGCCGCCGCAATCGGCGCCACACCCGGTCGAGTGACCGTACACATCTGGTCCAATGTTCTATCGCTTAGACTCTTTCAGGTAGACACGTCAGTACAGGaaaggggagagagaaataGGACGTACGTCGGCGGGAGCGACAATATCATTACAATAATAACACCCTAAACCTTtctcccccaccccccCTTCATCCCACTGGATCCTCCTCGCTCCCGCTCCCGCCCCATGCCGCATGACCAAGAACGAGTCAAAGCCCAACGCGGCATTCACCACCACTTTCCCCCATTTTCTCCCCAACACTGTCGGCAGCCACCTCGATTCCCTCGAATCCATCAACAAGAACACCGCATCATGCGATTTCACCAACGCTTCCAGCTTCGCtacatccttctccaccgcGTCATCTGACGACGAGATCGGATGCCCGGGCATGGGGATACCGAGCACCACGCCCTGGGCATTCACACCGGGGAAAATCTCCTGTAGCTTCTTTGCGGCCGTAGGTGCCTTGGGCAGCCCGCCGTTGAGACAGTCTGAGAATGTGAAGAGCGGTTGGCGGACAGGGTTCGAGTAGGATACGGTCGATGAATCGACGAGAGTAATGTTCCGGACTCCCCAGCCCTGTTTCAGAAGGGGTTAGATCAAGTATATAATAAAATGAGAAAACATTTACCATCAAGATCCTAGCCACATAACACCCCAACGTGCCTGCACCCAGCAACAAACATCTCGTGCCCGATATCTTGTCCAAATCCAATGCCGGCAAGAGTCTCCACTTGATCAGCTTTAGATTCAAATCCACAGCTTGCGCCGCGAGGCGGGTAGGGTCCATCATCGGTCCCAGATCTGCGACCCGGGGGGACAGTTTACCCGACGGATGACGTTCCCAGCCTACCGCCTGGGGTGGTTTGGCCGGGGCGGTCGAggggggagaagagagagataaGGAAGCTTGGGTACTGGAGGAACCTCCCCTTAGACATATGACGACGAGAGAGGTGATGCCGTGTTTGGCGGAGAGGTAGTACAGCACATTACGGAGTCCCCATCCTGGGttggaagggagggaagacGTATCGTGGAAGACGACGGTCACCTGTTTCGGCCGTGCTCGTCAGCTTGGGATAAAGAACACGCATCGATTCTTTGGAAAAACACGAGAGATGGACATACCATTTCACTTTGCGTCTTGTCGTAGAATGTAGAGCATGAAGATAATGGGGCCGCAGATAGATGAGGGGCAGCGCCTTTCAAGAGGAAAGCAGCCGTGTTGTGTTGGAAATGGGACTGTGCCAAGTTTCGAATgtcttcaatctcctttTAACATTCATGCCAATCAGCCAAGTCAAAGACGTGAGATGGAAACGCGACATACATCCACAGGCATAAACTCTCCATCCATAACCCACGCCGGACTCGAGACGAGCGCAGGGAACGCAAACCAATAGTGGTACACATACTTTTTCAGGTCTGCAAAAGTGACGAGTAGAAAAGGGTTGAGCACGGGTCGATCAGTGTCGAACGATTCGAGCATCTGTTTCAGCTTCCTCAGCATGTAGTCCATGGTGCAGCGACGGCGCGGCGCAGGGCCAAGACGTACCTGGGAGACGAGATCATCAAAGAGCCGCTTTTTGGCAGACGTATCCTTGAATTCCTCGATCGTGTTGAATATCTTGAGCGTGCCGGTGACAGAGACGGCGTTGGGTGGCAATCTACGATGGATAAGCCACGCACCTCGTTGCGCTCCCACACTCACCTGCCGCGCTCCGCCTCGAACGCGTCGCCGCCCACGACCAACGAGCCATCGATCCCCACGTCCGCCGTATCGTCCACACGCTCCTTGTTGATGAGGACGCGCTTTGCGGGCTCGATCTGGGCTGTGATGGGGAGGTGGGAGTCGTCGAGCTTGAGGTGGTTGAGTTTGTGGGCTGCGAGGGCTGCCCAGAAGGCGGGGGTTGGCTGGGAGGCGAGTGGCTGGAACTGGAGTGGCGCCATGGGAGATGTGCAGAAGAGACATCTGCGAGTGGTTGTTGTGAATTTCTAGTGGAGGGAAGNNNNNNNNNNNNNNNNNNNNNNNNNNNNNNNNNNNNNNNNNNNNNNNNNNNNNNNNNNNNNNNNNNNNNNNNNNNNNNNNNNNNNNNNNNNNNNNNNNNNACCCTCTCCCCCGCCGCGGTCGCGAAATGCCACGTGTCGGACCTGTGGAACGCCCGCTTCCTCGTGCCCGCCCCCGACGCCCGCCCAGATGCCCTCGTCGCGATCGACCACTACCCCGCCAGGCTCCTCGAGGTCGTCGGCTGGGTCGCAGGCGTCGACCGTAAAGAGTCCTCCATGACCGTATACCGTGAGTCCAGCCGTGTGCTCGTGCAACTGACATCTCGATCCAGTCGACGACGGTGACGGCGAACACACCATCGCCGTCACAGCCCGCCTCCAAGCCTCCGCCCTCGCCCCCTCCAAGCCCCAGATACCGCCTCTCGAAACGGTCAAGGCCCACCTCGGCTggtcctcgtcctcgtcgcTCACCGCCAAACAAGTGTCAGAGCTCAAGCGGAAGCAATGGGAGATGTTCACACAGGACCAGGCCAAGCACGAGGCACAGCGCAAAAGCGAGGGGAAACCCGCCGTGGAAGGGTACGATGTAAGGGTGGGCGATACCCTCCGCGCCGTGGGCGTGCTCGAAGAGTGGagctggaaagaaggagtCATCAGACAGATGGTGGTATCCCCCAGTACCGGGGGGTCTCTACGTAGGTCCATCTCGCCATCGGCTCGTCTGCAAACAACTTACACATGCACAGAGGTGGTCGCCCCTGAAGAACAATACATCCATGCCCAGCAAGtcgaccatctccacaaAACACTCTACTCGCGTCCTTTCGAAATGCCAAACCGAAAACCACCCGCCAAAACATCTACCTCTCTGCGCAACCCCACCGCCAACTCTAGCAATGTACAAGATGTACAAGACGCCGAGCCTCCCAGCTCACCGGGCTGGCATCCAAAGAGTGATTCCACTGTCCTCACGCTTGACGATTCCGTCTCTGATTCCAGGCTCGCGTCTCCCTCTCGGTCAACGTCTTGGCCCGCTCTCGTTCTCGGCAACTCTGTACGTCTGACCCCCTGCCTTTAAAAACGCAAGAGGGTCAACGCTAActcgttcttctccttcccgcCCGCTCCTTGTCCCCAGCCAAAACCCAAGCTCCGACACCCCTCCCGCCTCCCGCCCGCCTCTCTCACCCGCCCCACTTTCAGACGCTACATCCTTCACACCGTTATTTCCCACGTCGAAGCTGCTTTACAAGTGT
It includes:
- a CDS encoding hypothetical protein (HMMPfam hit to SURF1, SURF1 family, score: 36.8, E(): 3.4e-12), which produces MARPSIRLFSLAFTPRPLGIPRVARPSLRPRTTGTHRPFGSAPSGVNSTASKYTPKSSSSSISILLRPTSLILILVPILTGFLGVWQLKRLRWKLDLIEEVDRNLHKEPMLLPGNINMDALPEFSFRRVLIKGQFTGPPILLGPQTYEGFPGYHLILPFLRPGDGGGSSGGGGSTILVNRGFITTTRANAIRAGSQVPPGLTRDKAGKLVGNGEEVVVEGLLPKTGERTVWMHENKPETNEWFWKDVEKMAEVCGGEEKGVQPVLVDALAEPDQSPTLLMQQGIPVGRPAHVELRNQHAQYAAIWLSLSASTTVMLGYILTRGRGKPKTRRPKLY
- a CDS encoding hypothetical protein (HMMPfam hit to ThiF, ThiF family, score: 61.9, E(): 1.7e-15) → MAPLQFQPLASQPTPAFWAALAAHKLNHLKLDDSHLPITAQIEPAKRVLINKERVDDTADVGIDGSLVVGGDAFEAERGRLPPNAVSVTGTLKIFNTIEEFKDTSAKKRLFDDLVSQMLESFDTDRPVLNPFLLVTFADLKKYVYHYWFAFPALVSSPAWVMDGEFMPVDEIEDIRNLAQSHFQHNTAAFLLKGAAPHLSAAPLSSCSTFYDKTQSEMVTVVFHDTSSLPSNPGWGLRNVLYYLSAKHGITSLVVICLRGGSSSTQASLSLSSPPSTAPAKPPQAVGWERHPSGKLSPRVADLGPMMDPTRLAAQAVDLNLKLIKWRLLPALDLDKISGTRCLLLGAGTLGCYVARILMGWGVRNITLVDSSTVSYSNPVRQPLFTFSDCLNGGLPKAPTAAKKLQEIFPGVNAQGVVLGIPMPGHPISSSDDAVEKDVAKLEALVKSHDAVFLLMDSRESRWLPTVLGRKWGKVVVNAALGFDSFLVMRHGAGAGARRIQWDEGGVGEKGLGCYYCNDIVAPADSLSDRTLDQMCTVTRPGVAPIAAAMAVELLISVLQHPLGVHAPAERPDTAETSTSTKTSPLGCVPHQLRGQMYQWKTQIVEGEAFDRCTGCSDYVLNEYETNGFAFLRRVFNEKDYLEKVTGLDELYRESEKVIEGMEGLDWDSEGEE